A genome region from Ligilactobacillus cholophilus includes the following:
- a CDS encoding sigma-54-dependent transcriptional regulator yields MTRREKIWKYLQQQLQFNSTGITTTKIAQDLDLVRTNVSKELNILVKEGKLSKTKTRPVKYFFEKPKNNSVLEKKTTENNQHQKAKKETIFDHIIGKNSSLKNQVEQAKAAILYPPHGLNVLITGPTGSGKTYFAHAMNQFANNQKVITNSHLTTFNCADYAHNPQLLMSHLFGYVKGAFTGANEDQEGLIQKADGGILFLDEVHRLPPEGQEMIFYLMDHGTYSRLGETSKLHKANVRLICATTEDPESSLLATFVRRIPIIVQMPSFNERTMEERYQLLKEMLTIEANRIQKKIYLNEDVVRAILGSVTYGNVGQLKSNVQLVCAQGFLNSIKENDSIHLRFEQLPPNIKDGLSRLANDRKQLSELAHILQAQMVVSPDNSTTPVKEDDKYELPYNLYEIIGDKAALLSEEGLDQDAINNFIMTDINVHLKGFYANKKFERGKDNLHDIVDQDVIDLTKRLEQKLHSEGYTSTGNFLYAMSLHVSSFIKRIESGKPLRKAAINMISMVQDYPQELKFAKIAKREIEKHYHIPVPDSELYYLAILLISLKAEKKTEKVGIVVAAHGNSTASSMCQVVTQLLDADNLTSFDMSLDMSPSEALKRIEEKVQQVDRGSGVILLVDMGSLSTFGEKITQHTGIKVKTIDMVTTALVLETVRKTTLIDSDLENVYREILEFNGYSRTSELKAAQTSQKLMSNKSKENDKPKAILVVCSTGEGTASKIKKMLDNILVDHLIDDIVVLPISVVDMDKTVIDIQEEYQIIAVTGIAHPQLKVPFVPLDKLLQGGGEEFISVIENNASEMFSESIKSSNVAKDKVCQYLTDYFTFLNPTKVSEILWEYCNVIERKLSSKLSNTLKINLSMHLAGMIERILTNDKLSIQNDIDDEKIKQHPLYDAVNKADQMLEKSLNIVLPIEEVYYIEKLIDTQKK; encoded by the coding sequence ATGACACGTAGAGAAAAGATTTGGAAATATTTACAACAACAGTTACAGTTTAATTCAACGGGAATCACTACAACCAAAATTGCACAAGACTTGGATTTAGTACGTACAAATGTAAGTAAGGAACTTAACATTTTGGTTAAGGAAGGAAAACTTTCTAAAACCAAAACGCGACCTGTAAAATATTTTTTTGAAAAGCCAAAAAACAATAGTGTATTAGAAAAGAAGACAACAGAAAATAATCAACATCAAAAAGCAAAAAAGGAAACGATTTTTGATCATATTATTGGAAAAAATAGTAGTTTGAAAAATCAAGTTGAGCAAGCAAAAGCTGCAATACTATACCCACCACATGGATTAAATGTGTTAATAACAGGACCTACAGGATCTGGGAAAACATATTTCGCACATGCTATGAACCAATTTGCTAATAATCAGAAAGTGATAACTAATTCACACTTAACTACATTTAATTGTGCCGATTATGCTCATAATCCCCAATTATTAATGTCACATTTATTTGGCTATGTAAAAGGAGCTTTTACTGGAGCAAATGAAGATCAAGAAGGGTTGATACAAAAAGCTGATGGGGGAATATTATTTCTAGATGAAGTTCATCGTTTGCCACCAGAAGGACAAGAAATGATTTTCTATCTAATGGATCATGGAACATACTCGCGTTTAGGGGAAACTAGCAAACTACATAAAGCGAATGTTAGATTGATTTGTGCAACAACAGAGGATCCAGAGAGTTCGTTACTAGCAACATTTGTACGTCGGATTCCAATTATTGTTCAAATGCCAAGTTTTAATGAAAGAACTATGGAAGAACGGTATCAGCTATTAAAAGAAATGCTTACGATTGAGGCTAATCGAATTCAAAAGAAAATTTATTTAAATGAAGATGTAGTACGTGCGATTTTAGGAAGCGTTACGTATGGAAATGTAGGACAATTAAAATCTAATGTGCAGTTAGTATGTGCTCAAGGTTTTCTAAATAGTATTAAAGAAAATGATTCGATTCATTTGCGGTTTGAACAATTACCACCAAATATAAAGGATGGGCTTTCACGTTTAGCTAATGACCGCAAACAATTGAGTGAATTAGCACATATATTACAAGCTCAAATGGTTGTTTCACCAGATAATTCGACGACGCCGGTAAAAGAAGATGATAAGTATGAATTGCCTTATAATTTGTATGAAATTATTGGTGATAAAGCTGCACTACTGAGTGAAGAGGGACTAGATCAAGATGCAATTAATAATTTTATTATGACAGATATTAACGTGCATCTTAAAGGGTTCTATGCTAATAAAAAGTTTGAACGTGGTAAAGATAATCTACATGATATTGTTGATCAAGATGTGATAGATTTAACTAAAAGACTAGAACAAAAGTTACATTCAGAAGGATACACAAGTACAGGGAATTTTTTGTATGCTATGAGTTTGCATGTTAGTTCTTTTATTAAACGAATTGAATCAGGGAAACCATTGCGTAAAGCAGCGATTAATATGATTTCAATGGTTCAAGATTATCCACAAGAACTAAAATTTGCAAAAATTGCTAAACGAGAAATTGAGAAACATTATCATATTCCAGTACCAGATTCAGAATTATATTATTTGGCAATATTGTTAATCTCATTAAAAGCGGAAAAGAAGACTGAAAAAGTAGGAATTGTGGTTGCTGCGCATGGAAACAGTACAGCTTCCTCAATGTGTCAAGTTGTTACTCAATTATTGGATGCAGATAATTTAACTTCATTTGATATGTCACTTGATATGAGCCCAAGTGAGGCTTTAAAAAGAATTGAGGAAAAGGTACAACAAGTGGATCGTGGTAGCGGAGTGATTTTGCTAGTAGATATGGGTTCTTTGAGTACATTTGGGGAAAAGATTACTCAACATACAGGAATTAAGGTTAAAACTATCGATATGGTAACAACAGCATTAGTTTTAGAAACTGTTCGTAAAACAACGCTGATTGATAGTGATTTAGAAAATGTATATCGTGAGATTTTAGAATTTAATGGTTATTCACGTACGTCAGAGTTAAAAGCAGCACAAACTAGTCAAAAATTAATGTCAAATAAATCCAAGGAAAATGATAAGCCTAAAGCGATATTAGTAGTTTGTTCAACTGGAGAAGGAACGGCATCCAAAATTAAAAAGATGTTGGATAATATTCTTGTTGATCATTTAATTGATGATATTGTGGTATTACCGATTTCAGTTGTTGATATGGATAAAACAGTAATTGATATCCAAGAAGAATATCAGATAATTGCAGTTACTGGGATTGCACACCCTCAATTGAAGGTTCCTTTTGTTCCATTAGATAAGCTTCTTCAGGGAGGTGGAGAAGAATTTATTTCAGTAATAGAAAATAATGCTAGTGAGATGTTTAGTGAAAGCATTAAGTCTTCAAATGTTGCTAAAGACAAAGTCTGTCAATATTTAACAGACTATTTTACTTTTTTAAATCCCACAAAGGTAAGCGAAATATTGTGGGAATATTGTAATGTAATCGAAAGAAAATTATCATCAAAGTTGTCAAATACTTTGAAGATTAATTTAAGTATGCATCTAGCAGGTATGATTGAACGGATTTTAACAAACGATAAATTATCTATTCAAAATGATATTGATGATGAGAAAATCAAACAGCATCCATTGTATGATGCAGTTAACAAGGCTGATCAAATGTTGGAGAAAAGTTTAAATATAGTTTTACCGATTGAAGAAGTATATTATATTGAAAAATTAATTGATACACAGAAAAAATAG